One Mytilus trossulus isolate FHL-02 chromosome 5, PNRI_Mtr1.1.1.hap1, whole genome shotgun sequence DNA segment encodes these proteins:
- the LOC134718130 gene encoding uncharacterized protein LOC134718130: MSMIARPNRTRIICWIFFALQILVPLVESYNLKCPSPAHWKFRAKVQCNSTLKYFCLYNIVERRYVEGCNGPDWDRRGSKRIYAGDFSRGYCLQDRFQPFRFWTNGSMSDCIFAKSICSEEGQLIYEDDSTKDDRACRCDHKKNYSFTKAPRNLCYCIPSEEDCSCNIKSCPVNQTLSADYICIHRSHDELLIQKCKDIKEFNKTVDEKTVRCTENTQLCYSKPTLRSKWPETATTTILVCLCIIHIVVGDTNLP; this comes from the exons ATGTCGATGATTGCACGCCCAAATAGGACGAGAattatttgttggatatttTTTGCTCTTCAA atattagTGCCTTTAGTTGAATCATACAATTTAAAATGTCCATCACCAGCCCACTGGAAATTTCGGGCGAAAGTACAGTGTAACAGCACCTtaaaatacttttgtttgtaCAACATTGTAGAAAGGAGGTATGTGGAAGGATGTAATGGACCAGACTGGGATAGAAgag GATCCAAACGGATTTATGCCGGGGACTTTAGCAGGGGTTATTGTTTACAAGATCGTTTCCAGCCATTTCGGTTTTGGACCAATGGAAGCATGAGTGACTGCATTTTTGCTAAGTCAATCTGTAGCGAGGAAGGGCAACTTATATATGAGGACGATTCAACAAAAGATGATCGAGCATGTCGTTGTGATCATAAAAAGAACTATTCATTTACTAAAGCTCCAAGAAATCTGTGTTATTGTATACCATCAGAAGAAGATTGTTCCTGTAATATTAAGTCATGTCCAGTAAACCAAACACTATCAGCAG ATTATATTTGCATCCATAGAAGCCACGACGAATTACTCATTCAGAAATGTAAAGATATAAAAGA ATTTAACAAAACCGTCGATGAAAAAACAGTACGCTGCACGGAAAATACCCAATTATGTTACAGCAAACCAA CTTTAAGGTCCAAATGGCCGGAAACAGCTACAACTACCATTTTAGTTTGCCTTTGCATCATTCATATCGTTG TAGGTGATACAAATCTACCATGA